A section of the Alkalihalobacillus sp. LMS39 genome encodes:
- a CDS encoding hydroxymethylglutaryl-CoA lyase has translation MKCPTNVTIKEVGPRDGLQNEPTFIETEDKIKWINMLSESGFSYIEITSFVHPKWIPALADAVQVAKEIKRKPDVTYAALVPNAKGLERALAAEVDEVSVFMSASETHNKKNINKSIDETFVILDEVIQEAQKANKTTRGYVSTVFGCPYEHEVSIEKVIRVADTLFESGIHELSLGDTVGVANPVQVESVIETLLKRYPSDKLALHFHDTRGVALTNIYVALTMGITTFDGAVGGLGGCPYAPGAAGNVTTEDLIYMLHGMEIETGVNEQRLLEAAMWIEDRIGKSLPSKNLRAFKGKKSM, from the coding sequence ATGAAATGTCCGACTAACGTCACAATAAAAGAAGTTGGTCCACGTGACGGATTGCAAAATGAACCGACATTTATCGAGACAGAAGATAAAATTAAGTGGATTAATATGTTATCAGAATCTGGTTTTTCATATATCGAAATCACGTCTTTTGTTCATCCAAAATGGATTCCAGCGTTAGCCGATGCTGTTCAAGTAGCAAAAGAAATAAAAAGAAAGCCAGATGTTACCTATGCTGCGCTTGTTCCTAATGCAAAAGGGCTAGAGCGAGCGTTAGCAGCAGAGGTTGATGAAGTGTCCGTTTTTATGTCTGCAAGTGAAACCCATAATAAAAAAAATATTAATAAATCTATCGATGAAACGTTTGTTATTTTAGATGAAGTCATTCAAGAAGCCCAAAAGGCAAATAAAACAACACGAGGATATGTTTCCACTGTTTTTGGTTGTCCTTATGAACACGAGGTATCCATTGAGAAAGTCATTCGCGTCGCGGATACATTATTTGAATCCGGCATTCATGAATTATCGTTAGGTGATACGGTTGGTGTTGCGAACCCTGTTCAAGTTGAGAGTGTAATAGAGACTTTATTAAAGCGCTACCCTTCTGACAAACTTGCTCTACATTTTCATGATACGAGAGGAGTCGCTTTAACGAATATTTATGTCGCATTAACGATGGGAATCACGACATTTGATGGAGCAGTCGGGGGACTGGGCGGTTGTCCTTACGCCCCTGGAGCTGCTGGAAATGTGACGACAGAAGATTTGATTTATATGTTACATGGAATGGAAATAGAAACAGGGGTAAATGAACAACGGCTGTTAGAAGCAGCAATGTGGATAGAAGATAGAATTGGAAAATCGTTACCAAGTAAAAACTTACGAGCATTTAAAGGAAAAAAGAGTATGTAA
- a CDS encoding acetyl-CoA carboxylase biotin carboxyl carrier protein subunit: MAKVVSNMAGNLWKLLVKVGDQVEEGQDVAILESMKMEIPITTEVSGTVKEIIKNEGDFVDEAEVLLELE, encoded by the coding sequence GTGGCAAAGGTAGTTTCGAATATGGCAGGAAACTTGTGGAAGCTGTTAGTGAAAGTTGGAGATCAAGTCGAAGAAGGGCAAGATGTCGCCATTCTTGAGTCGATGAAAATGGAAATTCCGATTACAACGGAAGTAAGTGGGACGGTAAAAGAAATCATAAAAAACGAAGGTGACTTTGTAGACGAAGCGGAAGTTTTATTGGAGTTAGAGTGA
- a CDS encoding enoyl-CoA hydratase, whose product MKNLVHVSIDEKGIATVSLNRPEAANALSLELLNEFQRQFLDIKKNETIRCIVLTAEGNKVFCAGADLKERKTMDESQVKQAVSLIRETVNLLEQLPQPVIAALNGSAFGGGLELALACDIRIAASDCTIGLTETSLAIIPGAGGTQRLPRLIGKGKAKELIYTARKIEANEALNIGLVEFVVAKEDVLNKAMEMAERISMNGPVAVRQAKFAIDKGVEVPLEIGLSIEQKAYEITIPTKDRKEGLLAFQEKRTPRYEGY is encoded by the coding sequence GTGAAAAACCTTGTTCACGTATCAATTGATGAAAAAGGAATTGCAACAGTATCGTTAAATCGTCCAGAAGCAGCCAATGCATTATCACTGGAATTGCTCAATGAATTTCAACGACAATTCCTTGACATAAAGAAAAATGAAACGATTCGTTGCATTGTGTTAACTGCCGAAGGAAATAAAGTATTTTGCGCAGGGGCTGATTTAAAAGAACGAAAAACAATGGATGAGTCTCAAGTAAAGCAAGCTGTATCTCTCATTCGAGAAACTGTTAATCTACTTGAGCAATTACCACAGCCTGTCATTGCTGCCCTAAATGGAAGTGCCTTTGGTGGAGGACTAGAGTTAGCGCTCGCTTGTGATATTCGGATTGCTGCTTCTGATTGTACCATCGGGTTAACCGAAACGTCGTTGGCGATTATTCCAGGTGCAGGTGGAACCCAACGCTTACCAAGATTAATTGGCAAAGGGAAAGCAAAAGAATTAATCTACACTGCTAGAAAAATAGAGGCAAATGAAGCACTTAATATTGGATTAGTTGAATTCGTTGTAGCCAAAGAAGATGTCCTAAATAAAGCAATGGAGATGGCCGAGCGCATTTCAATGAATGGACCGGTGGCCGTTCGTCAGGCGAAGTTTGCGATTGATAAAGGTGTTGAAGTACCACTTGAAATAGGATTATCGATTGAGCAGAAAGCTTACGAAATTACGATTCCAACAAAGGATAGAAAAGAGGGATTGTTAGCTTTTCAAGAAAAAAGAACTCCCCGATACGAAGGATACTAG
- a CDS encoding acyl-CoA dehydrogenase gives MNFELTKEQTMIRDMVRDFAQNEVAPHARFVDESGQFPIDTFKKMGELGMLGIPFPEEYGGSGGDTISYALAVEEIGRACGSTGLSYAAAVSLGASPLYYFGTEKQKQEHLIPLASGKSLGAFGLTEPNAGSDAGGTRTKAIVEDDEYVINGEKCWITNAGYSRTVIVTAVTGKDDRGKNIISAIIVPTGLPGFTINSNYEKMGLKGSNTSELILEDVRVPKENLLGDPEKGFKQFLYTLDGGRISIAALSVGIAQGAFDAALKYAKERKQFGQSISNFQAIQFKLADMAMEIELARNMYLKSAWLKDNNKPFTKESAFAKLFASKTAMHVCDEAIQIHGGYGYMREYEVERMLRDAKLMEIGEGTSEIQRLVIARQLGCGDKTETVRAQSVTN, from the coding sequence GTGAATTTTGAACTAACAAAAGAACAAACAATGATTCGAGATATGGTCCGTGATTTTGCCCAAAATGAAGTGGCTCCACATGCTAGATTTGTAGATGAATCAGGTCAATTTCCAATTGATACGTTTAAAAAAATGGGTGAGTTAGGGATGTTAGGGATTCCTTTTCCAGAGGAGTATGGTGGCTCAGGTGGAGATACGATTTCATATGCGTTAGCTGTAGAGGAAATTGGTCGGGCTTGCGGAAGTACGGGCTTAAGCTATGCGGCTGCCGTTTCTCTTGGAGCTAGTCCACTTTATTATTTTGGTACAGAAAAACAAAAACAAGAGCATCTTATTCCTTTAGCTTCTGGAAAATCACTAGGTGCATTTGGGTTAACGGAACCAAATGCGGGATCAGATGCAGGTGGAACGAGAACAAAAGCGATAGTAGAAGATGATGAGTATGTGATTAATGGGGAAAAATGCTGGATTACAAACGCGGGCTATTCAAGAACGGTAATCGTAACTGCTGTTACAGGGAAAGATGACCGTGGAAAAAACATCATTTCAGCGATTATTGTGCCTACGGGTTTACCTGGATTTACGATTAATAGCAATTATGAAAAGATGGGCTTAAAAGGCTCTAATACTTCTGAACTAATTTTAGAGGATGTCCGTGTCCCGAAAGAGAATTTATTAGGAGATCCAGAAAAAGGCTTTAAGCAGTTTTTATATACTTTAGATGGAGGGAGAATTTCCATAGCGGCTCTTTCAGTTGGAATTGCTCAAGGCGCGTTTGATGCAGCATTAAAATATGCAAAAGAACGAAAACAATTTGGTCAATCCATTTCTAATTTTCAAGCGATACAATTTAAGCTTGCTGACATGGCGATGGAAATTGAATTAGCGAGAAATATGTATTTAAAATCGGCTTGGTTAAAAGACAACAATAAACCGTTTACGAAAGAGTCTGCTTTTGCAAAATTATTTGCGTCAAAAACAGCGATGCATGTTTGTGATGAAGCGATTCAAATTCATGGTGGATACGGGTATATGCGAGAATATGAAGTTGAGCGGATGTTACGGGATGCAAAGCTTATGGAAATTGGTGAAGGTACATCTGAAATTCAGCGCTTAGTCATTGCTAGACAATTAGGGTGTGGGGATAAAACGGAAACCGTACGAGCACAAAGTGTAACGAATTAG
- a CDS encoding acyl-CoA carboxylase subunit beta, with the protein MSLNERLVEKIDAIKKGGAEKYHKSNEEKGKLFVRERLELLFDDGLQIEDGFFANCEADGLPADGVVTGMGKINGETVCVMANDSTVKAGSWGARTVEKIIRIQETADKLSVPMLYLVDSAGARITDQVEMFPGRRGAGRIFYNQVKMSGKVPQVCILFGPSAAGGAYIPAFCDIVIMVDGNASMYLGSPRMAEMVIGEKVSLEEMGGAKMHCSVSGCGDILAKTEQEAIEQARAYLSYFPANYSQTAPVKESIQPKEFEKTIEDIIPQNQNAPFNMMDLIARVIDDNSFFEIKKLFAQELITGLARIDGQPIGIIANQPRMKGGVLFHDSADKAAKFITLCDAYNIPLLFLADIPGFMIGTKVERAGIIRHGAKMISAMSEATVPKISIIVRKAYGAGLYAMAGPAFEPDCCLALPTASIAVMGPEAAVNAVYANKIAELPEEERAAFIAEKREEYKENIDIYRLASEMVIDGVIPANSLRAELSTRFSAYMSKYMLFSNRKHPVYPV; encoded by the coding sequence ATGTCTTTAAATGAACGCTTAGTCGAAAAAATTGATGCAATAAAAAAGGGTGGAGCAGAGAAATATCATAAAAGTAATGAAGAAAAAGGGAAATTATTTGTAAGAGAACGGTTAGAGTTGTTATTTGATGACGGATTACAAATAGAAGATGGTTTTTTTGCGAACTGTGAAGCAGACGGACTTCCAGCAGATGGTGTTGTAACGGGTATGGGGAAAATTAATGGGGAAACGGTTTGTGTGATGGCCAATGATTCCACTGTAAAAGCGGGGTCGTGGGGAGCTAGGACCGTAGAAAAAATAATTCGTATTCAGGAAACCGCAGATAAATTATCGGTGCCTATGCTTTATTTAGTTGACTCTGCAGGTGCTAGAATTACAGACCAAGTTGAAATGTTCCCAGGAAGAAGAGGGGCAGGACGAATTTTTTATAATCAAGTCAAGATGTCAGGCAAGGTCCCTCAAGTTTGTATTCTTTTTGGACCATCAGCTGCAGGGGGAGCATATATTCCCGCATTTTGTGATATTGTCATTATGGTCGATGGCAATGCCTCTATGTATCTTGGTTCACCACGAATGGCAGAAATGGTCATTGGCGAAAAAGTGTCGCTAGAAGAAATGGGTGGAGCAAAAATGCATTGTAGTGTTTCTGGATGTGGAGATATTTTAGCGAAAACAGAACAAGAAGCCATTGAGCAAGCACGAGCTTATTTATCATATTTTCCAGCAAACTACAGTCAAACTGCTCCTGTAAAAGAATCCATTCAACCAAAAGAATTTGAGAAAACCATTGAAGACATTATTCCACAAAACCAAAATGCTCCATTTAATATGATGGATTTAATTGCAAGAGTCATTGATGATAATTCCTTTTTTGAAATTAAAAAGCTTTTTGCGCAAGAATTAATTACAGGACTTGCTCGAATTGATGGACAGCCGATTGGCATTATTGCGAATCAGCCGAGAATGAAAGGTGGCGTTCTGTTCCATGATTCAGCTGATAAAGCAGCGAAATTTATTACATTATGTGATGCGTATAACATTCCATTGTTGTTCTTAGCCGATATTCCAGGGTTTATGATCGGAACAAAAGTCGAACGTGCTGGAATTATTAGACATGGTGCAAAAATGATTTCAGCAATGAGTGAGGCGACAGTCCCGAAAATTTCGATTATAGTTCGTAAAGCTTATGGTGCTGGGCTTTACGCGATGGCTGGCCCAGCATTTGAACCAGATTGTTGTTTAGCGTTACCAACCGCTTCAATTGCTGTAATGGGACCAGAAGCAGCAGTCAATGCTGTGTATGCGAATAAAATTGCCGAGCTTCCAGAAGAAGAACGAGCGGCCTTTATTGCCGAAAAGCGTGAAGAGTATAAAGAGAATATTGACATTTATCGACTTGCTTCAGAAATGGTTATTGATGGTGTGATTCCAGCTAATTCCTTACGAGCGGAGTTATCAACGAGATTTTCAGCGTATATGTCAAAGTATATGTTGTTTAGTAACCGAAAACATCCTGTGTATCCAGTATAA
- a CDS encoding glycosyl hydrolase — protein sequence MGTWKKGFVLFIVLMLVFDVSMLGVNVSASQEGRQLNMADEDASKYTKELFAFLQDVSGSQVLFGQQHATDEGLTITNPAPRTGSTQSEVFNAVGDYPAVFGWDTNSLDGREKPGIAGNVEQSIKNTAQSMKVAHDLGGIITLSMHPDNFVTGGPYGDTTGNVVKEILPGGSKHAEFNAWLDNIAALAHELKDENGEPIPMIFRPFHEQTGSWFWWGASTTSPEQYKAIFRYTVEYLRDVKGVNNILYGFSPGAGPAGDVNRYLETYPGDDYVDIFGIDNYDNKDNAGSEAWLSGMVKDLAMISRLAEQKEKVAAFTEYGYSATGINRQGNTLDWYTRVLDAIAADEDARKISYMLTWANFGWPNNMYVPYRDIHNELGGDHELLPDFEAFHADDYTAFRDEIKGKIYNTGKEYTVSPHEPFMYVISPITGSTVTSETVTIQAKVANDEHARVTFRVDGSSLEEEMVFNDDTLYYTGSFTPDAAVNGGAVDVIVAYYSSGEKVQEETIRLFVKIPEMSLLTLTFDDDINGIKSNGTWPEDGVTSEIDHAIVDGDGKLMFSVQGMSPTETWQELKLELTELADVNIDAVKKMKFDALIPAGSEEGSVQGIVQLPPDWETKYGMNETTKSIKDLETVTVNGSDYKRLEVTVSIDNQGGATGIALSLVGSQLDLLEPVYIDNIELLNSFEAPPADSFLVDDFEGYFGDDTLLHRNYSSNGDPITLSLTSEFKNNGEFGLKYDYSIGSMGYAGRQTSLGPVDWSGANAFEFWMKHGQLEGNHLTVQIRIGDVSFEKNLELMDAHEGVVTIPFSEFAPAAWENKAWCYH from the coding sequence ATGGGAACATGGAAAAAGGGGTTTGTGTTATTTATTGTCCTAATGTTAGTTTTTGATGTATCGATGTTGGGTGTAAATGTAAGCGCTTCACAAGAAGGGCGTCAACTTAACATGGCAGATGAGGATGCTTCAAAGTATACGAAGGAGTTATTTGCTTTTCTTCAAGATGTAAGTGGTTCACAAGTGTTATTTGGACAACAGCATGCAACAGATGAAGGATTAACTATAACAAATCCAGCTCCAAGAACAGGTTCCACTCAATCTGAAGTTTTCAATGCAGTTGGGGATTATCCAGCTGTGTTTGGATGGGACACGAATAGCCTAGATGGTCGTGAAAAGCCTGGCATTGCAGGTAATGTAGAACAAAGTATAAAAAATACGGCTCAGTCCATGAAAGTGGCTCATGATTTGGGAGGGATTATTACATTAAGCATGCACCCAGATAATTTTGTAACAGGGGGTCCTTATGGTGATACAACAGGGAATGTTGTAAAAGAAATTCTTCCAGGTGGATCAAAACATGCAGAGTTTAACGCGTGGTTGGACAATATTGCTGCGCTTGCTCACGAGCTGAAAGATGAGAATGGTGAACCTATTCCGATGATTTTTCGGCCATTCCATGAACAAACAGGATCTTGGTTTTGGTGGGGAGCAAGCACAACTTCACCCGAACAATATAAAGCGATTTTTCGTTATACAGTAGAATATTTGCGAGATGTTAAAGGCGTAAATAATATTTTATATGGCTTTTCACCTGGGGCGGGACCTGCTGGAGATGTAAATCGCTATTTAGAAACATATCCAGGGGATGATTACGTTGATATTTTCGGTATTGACAATTATGACAATAAAGACAATGCAGGGTCAGAAGCTTGGTTAAGTGGTATGGTCAAAGACTTGGCGATGATTAGCCGATTAGCTGAACAAAAAGAAAAAGTAGCGGCTTTTACTGAGTATGGGTACAGTGCAACCGGAATTAATCGTCAAGGGAATACATTAGACTGGTACACACGTGTATTAGATGCGATTGCTGCTGATGAAGACGCACGTAAAATATCATACATGTTGACATGGGCGAACTTTGGTTGGCCGAATAATATGTATGTTCCTTATCGTGATATCCACAATGAATTAGGTGGAGACCATGAGTTATTACCGGACTTTGAAGCTTTCCATGCGGATGACTACACAGCATTTCGAGATGAGATAAAAGGAAAGATATATAATACTGGAAAGGAATATACCGTTTCTCCTCATGAGCCGTTTATGTATGTTATATCTCCGATTACAGGTTCTACAGTGACAAGCGAAACGGTAACAATCCAAGCAAAAGTAGCGAATGACGAACACGCAAGAGTCACTTTCAGGGTCGATGGTTCTAGTTTGGAAGAAGAAATGGTTTTCAATGATGACACTTTATATTATACAGGTTCTTTTACACCAGATGCAGCAGTGAATGGCGGAGCTGTTGATGTGATTGTAGCTTATTATTCTAGTGGAGAAAAAGTCCAAGAAGAAACAATTCGTTTATTTGTAAAAATTCCTGAAATGTCTTTGTTAACATTAACGTTTGATGATGATATAAACGGAATCAAAAGCAATGGAACATGGCCTGAAGATGGTGTAACATCTGAAATTGACCACGCTATTGTAGATGGAGACGGCAAGTTGATGTTCTCTGTTCAAGGAATGTCACCTACTGAAACATGGCAAGAGCTCAAGTTAGAATTAACAGAACTAGCAGATGTGAACATTGATGCGGTTAAGAAAATGAAGTTTGACGCGCTTATCCCAGCAGGTAGTGAAGAAGGTTCAGTCCAAGGAATCGTACAACTTCCACCGGATTGGGAGACGAAATATGGGATGAATGAAACAACGAAGTCAATAAAAGACTTAGAGACTGTTACTGTTAATGGAAGCGATTATAAACGGTTGGAAGTGACTGTTTCTATCGACAATCAAGGAGGAGCTACAGGAATCGCTTTATCATTAGTAGGATCCCAACTCGATTTGTTAGAACCTGTCTACATCGATAATATTGAACTTCTAAATTCCTTTGAAGCACCACCAGCAGATTCTTTTCTTGTTGATGATTTTGAAGGTTATTTTGGGGATGACACGTTGTTACATCGCAATTATTCTAGCAATGGAGATCCAATTACACTATCGTTAACAAGTGAGTTTAAAAATAATGGAGAATTTGGATTGAAGTATGATTATTCGATTGGCTCGATGGGTTATGCAGGGAGGCAAACATCACTAGGACCTGTCGATTGGAGCGGAGCTAATGCTTTTGAATTTTGGATGAAACATGGACAACTTGAAGGGAATCATTTAACTGTACAAATTCGAATAGGTGATGTTAGCTTTGAAAAAAATCTTGAATTAATGGATGCTCATGAAGGTGTAGTGACAATCCCGTTTTCTGAATTTGCTCCAGCTGCTTGGGAAAATAAAGCCTGGTGTTACCATTGA
- a CDS encoding AMP-binding protein yields MLDVSVGKLLEDVAKRHPVRDAVVYPELGLRYSYEQFDLLCRQVAKGFMKLGIEQGEHVAIWSTNKPEWLTTQFATGKMGAVLVTVNTQYQSAELEYLLKQSDATTLILMEQYRGGSYLDILYEVIPELKTAEPGQLQSKKLPYLKNIILLGKERKAGMFLWDDIVAMGNEIVDVDLDERMEQLHPDDVINMQYTSGTTGFPKGVMLTHSNLTNNAVNIASCMNLSDEDRMCIPVPFFHCFGCVLGTLACVTVGATMVPVQEFNPKTVLAAVETEKCTALHGVPSMFIAELNDKDFEQFDVSTLRTGIMAGSNCPVEVMRAVIDRMGMTEITIAYGQTESSPVITQTRVHDSLERRVETVGKALPNVEVKIVTPGTEEEVPFGVQGELCTRGYHVMKGYYNNLDATKAVITEDGWLHTGDLAVMDEDGYCKITGRLKDMIIRGGENIYSREIEEFLYQHSKVQDVQVVGVPDPKYGEEVSAWIILKEGSSATEKELREFCKGKISRYKIPRYIIFVTEYPMTASGKIQKYKLQQLAMEKLKLESNV; encoded by the coding sequence TTGCTTGACGTTTCTGTTGGTAAATTGTTAGAAGATGTGGCCAAACGCCATCCTGTCCGTGATGCGGTTGTTTATCCGGAGCTTGGCCTTCGCTATTCATATGAACAATTTGATTTATTATGTCGTCAAGTTGCAAAAGGCTTCATGAAATTAGGGATTGAACAAGGAGAACATGTAGCCATATGGTCAACGAATAAACCTGAATGGCTAACGACACAGTTTGCGACAGGGAAAATGGGAGCGGTGTTAGTTACAGTTAATACCCAATATCAAAGTGCAGAACTTGAATATTTACTGAAGCAATCCGATGCAACAACGTTAATTTTAATGGAACAATATCGCGGTGGCTCATATTTAGACATCTTATATGAAGTCATTCCAGAGTTGAAAACAGCTGAACCAGGACAACTTCAATCAAAAAAACTTCCATATTTAAAAAATATTATTCTACTAGGTAAAGAAAGAAAAGCAGGAATGTTTTTATGGGATGATATTGTTGCGATGGGAAATGAAATAGTTGATGTGGACTTAGATGAAAGGATGGAACAGTTACATCCTGATGATGTCATAAACATGCAGTATACGTCAGGGACGACAGGATTTCCAAAAGGAGTCATGTTAACTCATTCGAATTTAACGAATAATGCGGTCAACATTGCTTCGTGTATGAATTTATCTGATGAAGATCGAATGTGCATTCCCGTTCCCTTTTTCCATTGTTTTGGTTGTGTTCTAGGTACATTAGCTTGTGTGACAGTCGGAGCAACAATGGTACCTGTTCAAGAATTTAATCCGAAAACTGTGCTTGCGGCTGTTGAGACAGAAAAGTGTACAGCATTGCATGGTGTACCGTCGATGTTTATTGCAGAATTAAATGATAAAGATTTTGAGCAATTTGATGTATCAACATTACGAACAGGAATTATGGCAGGCTCTAACTGTCCAGTTGAAGTCATGAGGGCAGTGATAGATCGGATGGGTATGACAGAAATTACGATTGCCTATGGGCAAACAGAGTCATCTCCTGTTATTACACAAACACGTGTCCATGATTCACTAGAGCGTCGAGTTGAGACTGTGGGAAAGGCGTTACCGAATGTTGAAGTGAAAATTGTTACACCAGGAACAGAGGAAGAAGTTCCATTTGGTGTTCAAGGAGAACTTTGTACAAGAGGCTACCATGTGATGAAAGGATATTATAACAATCTAGATGCAACAAAAGCAGTGATAACTGAAGATGGTTGGCTTCACACAGGGGACTTAGCGGTCATGGATGAAGATGGATATTGCAAAATTACAGGCCGCTTAAAAGATATGATTATTCGTGGTGGAGAAAATATATATTCACGTGAAATTGAAGAGTTTTTATATCAACATTCGAAAGTACAAGATGTTCAGGTTGTTGGTGTCCCTGACCCTAAATACGGGGAAGAAGTTTCGGCGTGGATTATTTTAAAAGAAGGATCTTCAGCTACAGAAAAGGAACTTCGGGAATTTTGCAAAGGGAAAATTTCACGCTATAAAATTCCTCGATATATTATATTTGTTACTGAATATCCGATGACAGCTTCAGGAAAAATACAAAAGTATAAGCTACAGCAACTTGCAATGGAAAAACTTAAGCTGGAGTCGAATGTATAG
- a CDS encoding acetyl-CoA carboxylase biotin carboxylase subunit: MFKKILIANRGEIALRIIRTCETLGIQTVAVYSEADADAPHRHLATEAYLIGKPRVNESYLNMEKIIEVAKETKAEAIHPGYGLLSESAMFAKRCKEEGIVFIGPSPEVIEKMGSKIEARQQMELSGVPIVPGVTCQLANLEEASSVASIIGYPVMLKASSGGGGIGMQIIYHEDELAKAFEGNQKRATDFFGDGAMYMEKYIENPRHIEIQILADSQGNTVYLGERECSIQRRHQKVVEEAPSAFLDETTRKKMGETAVKAATSIGYENAGTIEFLVDEEKNFYFLEMNTRLQVEHPVTEEITGLDLVEEQLKVAAGEALSFTQDEVNYDGHAIEVRIYAEDPNTFFPSPGKITALLLPEQGFVRNECGVNDRSVVTPYYDPMIAKLVVKGRSREEAIQFLQMALDDYTVEGIKTNIPMLKKVAANPAFQKGDTTTNFVNEHLRNQSVKK, translated from the coding sequence ATGTTTAAGAAAATACTCATCGCAAACCGAGGGGAAATTGCACTCCGTATTATTCGAACATGTGAAACATTAGGGATTCAGACTGTAGCCGTTTATTCAGAAGCAGATGCAGATGCGCCCCATCGACATTTAGCAACAGAAGCATATTTGATTGGTAAACCACGAGTAAATGAAAGTTATTTAAATATGGAAAAAATCATTGAAGTCGCAAAAGAAACAAAAGCAGAAGCGATTCACCCAGGATACGGCTTGCTTTCTGAAAGTGCAATGTTTGCCAAACGTTGTAAAGAAGAAGGAATTGTCTTTATTGGACCGAGTCCAGAAGTTATCGAAAAGATGGGAAGTAAAATTGAAGCTCGACAACAAATGGAGCTATCTGGTGTTCCGATTGTCCCAGGTGTAACTTGCCAACTTGCAAATCTAGAGGAGGCATCCTCTGTTGCTTCTATAATTGGATACCCCGTTATGCTAAAAGCTTCTTCTGGTGGCGGAGGAATTGGGATGCAAATCATTTACCATGAAGACGAACTAGCAAAAGCGTTTGAAGGAAACCAAAAGAGAGCAACGGATTTCTTTGGTGATGGGGCAATGTATATGGAAAAGTATATTGAAAACCCTCGTCATATTGAGATTCAAATATTAGCAGATTCACAAGGCAATACGGTTTATTTAGGTGAGCGAGAGTGCTCGATTCAAAGAAGGCACCAAAAAGTTGTGGAAGAAGCTCCGTCCGCGTTTTTAGATGAAACAACTCGCAAAAAAATGGGAGAAACAGCTGTTAAGGCTGCAACATCGATTGGATATGAGAATGCAGGTACAATTGAGTTTTTAGTTGACGAAGAAAAAAACTTTTATTTTCTTGAAATGAATACAAGACTCCAAGTCGAACATCCTGTCACCGAAGAAATTACGGGCCTTGATTTAGTCGAAGAACAGTTGAAAGTGGCTGCAGGAGAAGCTCTATCATTCACACAGGATGAGGTCAATTATGATGGCCACGCAATTGAAGTTCGAATTTATGCAGAAGATCCAAACACGTTTTTCCCCTCTCCTGGAAAAATAACCGCATTACTATTACCTGAACAGGGATTTGTTCGGAATGAATGCGGAGTGAACGACCGCTCAGTCGTGACACCTTACTATGACCCGATGATTGCGAAATTAGTCGTGAAAGGACGTAGTCGAGAAGAAGCGATTCAATTTCTACAAATGGCGTTAGATGATTATACAGTAGAAGGAATCAAAACAAATATTCCGATGTTGAAAAAAGTGGCAGCTAACCCGGCGTTCCAAAAAGGAGATACAACGACAAATTTTGTGAATGAACATTTACGAAATCAATCTGTAAAAAAATAA
- a CDS encoding PTS glucose transporter subunit IIA, whose protein sequence is MLGKLFNKPKKADKESIYSPLEGEAIPLEKVSDPVFAQKMMGEGIAVIPKSGKLVSPVEGKIVQVFPTKHAIGIQSVHGLEVLIHVGIDTVALKGEGFDVVVKEGQQVKVGEPILTFDIPFLQSQNKEITTPIIITNTDDKVAKVEHEYGDVKQQAPLFTCIFK, encoded by the coding sequence TTGCTCGGAAAATTATTTAATAAACCGAAAAAAGCAGATAAAGAAAGCATTTATTCGCCATTAGAAGGAGAAGCGATCCCTTTAGAGAAAGTATCAGACCCTGTGTTTGCCCAAAAAATGATGGGAGAAGGAATTGCAGTCATTCCGAAGTCAGGAAAGCTTGTATCTCCTGTTGAAGGAAAAATTGTTCAAGTTTTTCCAACGAAACACGCAATTGGGATACAATCTGTCCACGGGTTAGAAGTATTGATTCATGTTGGGATTGATACTGTTGCTTTAAAAGGGGAAGGATTTGACGTTGTTGTAAAAGAAGGACAACAGGTTAAAGTTGGGGAACCGATTTTAACGTTTGATATTCCTTTTTTACAAAGTCAAAACAAAGAAATCACAACACCTATTATCATTACAAATACTGATGACAAAGTTGCGAAAGTTGAGCATGAATACGGTGATGTAAAGCAGCAAGCTCCTCTGTTCACTTGTATATTTAAATAA